The nucleotide window GGTGTTGAGCACCACGTTCGCGGTCTTGCGGCCCACGCCCGGCAGGCTTTCCAGCGCCTCGCGCGAGCGCGGTACCTCTCCGCCGTACCGGTCGATCAGGATCCGGCAGGTGGCGATGACGTTCTTCGCCTTGGCGTTGAACAGGCCGATGGTCGATATGTACTTCTTCAGCCCGTCTTCGCCCAGCGCGAGGATCGCCGCCGGCGTGTTGGCCACCGGGAACAGGCGTCGCGTGGCCTTGTTGACGCCCACGTCGGTGGCCTGCGCGGAGAGCGTCACCGCGACCAGCAGTTCGAAGGGGGTGCGGTATTCCAGTTCCGTCGTCGGGCGCGGATTGAGCTCGCGCAGCCGCGAGAACAGTTCCACCACTTCATCGCGCTTCAGGGTCGGACTGCGGCGGGGCGGGTTCATGGCTTTGAGCGCTCCGCGGCCCGCGCGCGCGCGCGCTCGAGCACCGCCGCGGCCGCGGCCGGCAGGGCCGGCCTGGCGGGGGTCACGGGGGTGGCGGGAACAGCCGCGATGCGTCGCGCCTCGCGTTCGGCGGCGCGACGCTCCAGCCGTGCCTGCCGCTGGCGATAGCGCCCGCGTGCGGCCCACGCGCTGCGCAGGCGGGCCTGCACGCGCGCGATCGCCCCGGCCTGCGCGGGGTCGGTGCCGTGGTCTGGACAGGGCGTCCACGCCATCAGGCCCCCATCGAGTGCGGCGTCGACCTCATCGCTGGCCAGCAACGCGGCCAGGTGTTGCGTCCGTTCGCAAGCGGGGCAGGGCACGGCCATGCCTCAACGGCCGGTGAAGGTCGGCTTGCGGCGCTCCATGAACGCGCGGGTGCCTTCGCGCATGTCATCGGTGGCGAACATCAGGCCGAACTGCGCGGTCTCGTATTGCAGGCCTTCCTCGATGCCGCACTCGCCGCCGATGTTGACCACGTCCAGCGTGGCGCGCAGGGCCAGCGGAGCGGATGCGGCCAGCTGCATCGCCACCTTCAGCGTTTCCGTCTCCAGCTCGGCGGCCGGCACCACGCGGTTGACGATGCCCAGCTGCAAGGCGCGCTCGGCCGTTACCGGCGCGCCCAGCAGGCACAGTTCCAGGGTGGCGGCGCGGCCGGCCAGGCGCAGCAGGCGCTGGCTGCCACCGAAGCCGGGGATCAGTCCCAGGCCGATCTCCGGCTGACCCAGCTTGGCGGTATCGGCGGCGATGCGCAGATGGCAGCCCATGGCAAGCTCCAGTCCGCCCCCCAGCGCGAAACCGTTGACCATCGCCACCACGGGCTTGGGCAGGGTCTCGATGCTGCGCATCAGCCGTTGCCCGCGCAGCGAGAAGTCGCGTCCCTCGGTGGGCCGCAGGTCCGCCATCTCGGCGATGTCCGCCCCCGCCACGAAGGCCTTGGGACCGGCGCCGGTCAGTACCACCACGCGTACGGCGGGGTCCGCCGCCGCAGCGTCGAAGGCGGCCTGCAGGGCGTCCAGCGTGGCGGCATTGAGGGCGTTGAGCTTGTCGGGACGATTGACGGTGATGCGGCGGATGCCATCGGTATCGGCAACCAGGACGAGACGGTCGGACATGGGTTTTCTGCGGCTGTTTGTAAAATTTGGGTAAAGAGGGAACTCCCCCCGGAAGGTCCGGTCAGAGTCGCCTGTCGTCAGTGGCGGTTAAGCGCCCCGGCGGCTATCCTAGCGCGTCCATTCCAGGCGGTATGCCGCCGCCCTACCCCGGAGACTGTGTTGATGAAGTTGCGTTCGTTAGTGGTCGCTGTTGCGGCATTCGCCATGGCCGGTAGCGCCCTGGCCCAAGACGTCTCGTCCGAGAAGGGCAAGTTGAGCTACTACTTCGGCTACGACTATGGCAACAACCTGGCCGAGCTGACCGCACGTGGCGAGCAGCTGGACATCAACTCCGTGGTGAAGGGCCTGCAGGACGCCTACGCCAAGCAGAAGCCGGCGCTGACGGCCGAGCAGCTGAAGCCCGCGCTGGAAGCCTTCCAGAAGCGCGAGCAGGCCCGCGCGCAGCAGGCCAAGGCCGAGTACGACAAGGTCGCGGCCGAGAACAAGACCAAGAGCGACCAGTTCATCGCCAGCTTCAAGGCGCAGCCGGGCGTGAAGACCCTGCCCGGTGGCGTGGCCTACAAGGTGCTGGAGAACGGTACCGGCGCCAAGCCCACCCAGGCCAGCACCGTCGAGCTGCAGGTGGCCGGTGCCTATCCGTTCGGCCAGCGTCCCAGCGAGGCGCGCCCGCCGCAGCAGATGAAGGACGTGAAGGTCAGCGCCATCGAGATGCAGGCCATGCGCGACGTGCTGCTGCAGATGCCGGTGGGCTCGAAGTGGGAAGTGGCGCTGCCGCCGGACAAGGCCTACGGCGCCGATCCGCGCACCGGCTTCCCGCCGAACGTGGCCGTCGTGTTCGAGATCAAGCTGGTCAGCGCGAAGTAATCCCCGCCCGATCGGTTCCTCCCTGCGCCGGCCTTGTGCCGGCGCAGTGCTTTCCGACGCAGGCGAACGTTCCGCGCTACCCTGCGCAGGTGTGAGACGAATGAATACCGCTTTCCGTGCCGTGCTGAGTCCTTGCATCGGTGTCTGCACACTGGACGAGGACGGGCTTTGCGAGGGTTGTCTTCGCACCACCTCGGAGATCGCGCGCTGGTCGCAGATGAACGATGACGAACGCCTGCGCTTGATGGAGCACGTGCTGCCCGGACGGGAACGCGCGCGCGCGCCCTGGGCCGACCGGCTGCGCGAAGGCGAACTCCTGCGGCGCGCACTGCATCCGCTCGGCGCGGTGCCCGGCGCCCCGGGCTGGAACCACGAGGAGCTGATCGATCTGCTGCCCCCCGGGCAGCTGGCCGAAGCCGCCGTGCTGGCCGGTCTGGTGCCCCGTGCGGAGGGAACCCAGGTGCTGTTGACGCGCCGCACCGACGGCCTGCGCCATCATGGCGGGCAGGTGAGCTTTCCCGGCGGCCGCGTCGAGCCCACCGACCCGGATGTCGTGGCCGCCGCATTGCGCGAGAGTCACGAAGAGATCGCGCTGGCCGCCACCCAGGCGGTGCCGCTGGGATTCCTGGACCCGTTCACCACCATCAGCGGCTTCCGCGTGGTGCCGGTGGTGGCGGTGATCGATCCCTCGTTCGTGCCGCGGCCCGAACCCAATGAGGTCGCCGACGTGTTCGAAGTGCCGCTGGACTACCTGCTGGCACCGGACAGCCTGCGCCGCGTGGAGGTGGACTACCGCGGTCGCCGGCGGGTGGTGCTCGAGTACGGCTGGCCGGGGCAGCGCATCTGGGGCGCGACGGCCGCCATCCTGTTCAACCTGCGGGAACGACTGGAGCGGATCGCATGAACTGGACCACCCTCGTCGAAGCGACCGACCTGGCACGTGCCCTGGGCGACCCGGCATTGCGGGTGGTGGATGCGCGGTTCGTGATGCTCAACGCGGCCCCCGACGCCGGCCGCGCGGCCTACGCCGAAAGCCATATCCCCGGAGCGGTGTACGCCGATCTCAACCGCGACCTGTCGGACCTCTCGAAGGCGGGCGAAGGGCGGCATCCGTTGCCCGACAGCGATGCCTTCACCCGACGGCTGGGCGAATGGGGCATCGGGCCCTCGCACCAGGTGGTCGTCTACGATGCGGGCGACGGCAGCATGGCGGCCGCCCGCGCCTGGTGGTTGCTGAAGCTGCTCGGCCACGCGCGCGTGGCGGTGCTCGATGGCGGCCTGGCCGCATGGCGGGCCCTCGGTGGCGAAGAGACCAGCGGGCATGCGGTGCCACCGCCCGTGGCGGCCTATCCGGCGCACTTCCAGGCGCGCCATCTCGTCAGCGCCGATGAAGTCGTGGAGCGGTTGGACGAGGACACCGGCTGGCTGTTCGATGCGCGTGCCGCCGAACGTTTCCGCGGCGAGGTGGAGCCCATCGACCCGGTGGCGGGCCATGTGCCGGGTGCGGTCAACCTGCCGTTCGCCCAGACCCTCCGCGATGGCCGTTTCAAGCCCGCCGCGGAACTGCATGCGCTGCTGTCGGACAGGCTGGGCGATCGTCACCCGTCGGACAGCGTGCTGATGTGCGGTTCCGGGGTGACGGCGTGCCACCTGCTGCTGGCCTTCGAACATGCCGGCCTGCACGGCGCGCGGATCTACCCGGGATCGTGGAGCGGCTGGATCAGCGACCCCGCGCGGCCGGTCGCGCGCGGCGACTGAGGCGCCGCGCTACTTCTTCAGCTTGTCCACCAGGGCCCGCAATGCCGCCTGCGTGTCCGGCGCATGCCAAGCATCGACGAAGCGTTCGAGCTGGATCAGGGAAGGATCCAGCGCTTGGACCAGGTCGCGGCGGGCCAGCGCGCGGGTCTGCAGCATGGGCTGGTGCGGCAGTCCCAGCAGCTGCTGCAACCAGGCCACGGCGCGCGCGACCACGGTGTCCTGGTCCGCCAGTTCATCCACCAGGCCGATCTCCACCGCCCGCTCGGCCGCCACCATCTCGCCCGCCACCAGCAGGCGTTCGGCGCGGTAGGTGCCCACCACGCGCCGCATCAGGCGCTGGATGCCTTCGGGCACCACCAGGCCCACCTGGGTTTCGTTCAACCCCAACGCGAACGGCCGCGCCGGATCGGCACTGCGCGCCATCACCCGATAGTCGCAACACAGGGCCAGCACGCAGCCCCCGGCGGGGGCGTGGCCGGTGATCGCGGCCACCACGGGCACGCGCGATTCGGCCAGGGTGCGCGCCGCGCCGAAAAAGGCCTGCCAGGCATCGAGCAGCGCCTTCCGGTTGTCGCCCAGCGACATCAGATAGGGCACGTCCATGCCGGCGGAAAAGATCTTCGGATTGCCGGCCAGCACGATGCCGCGCACGCCTTCATCGAGCGCCTTCTCGAGCGCCTCGATCAGGGCGCGGCACAGGTCGGTGTCGAGGGCATTGACCGGTGCCCGCGCCAAGCGGATTTCGCGGATGTCGCCATGGTCGGCGGTTTCGATGAGTCCGGTCATTCATGTCTCCCCGAGTCAGGGCGATATCATAGGCCCATGAACCGTCGCGTCGAAACGCTTTGCCTGTCCGCCCTGCTGATGTCGTGCGCGGCGACCGCCATGGCCGCCGACTGCCTGCCCGTCGCCAAGGCCGCATGGATACGCCTGCCGCCGGTGGCAATGCCGATGATGGCCGGCTTCGCCCGCATCGAGAATCCGTGCAAGGCATCGGTGAGCATCGTAGGGGCCGAGAGTCTCGCGTTCGACGACGTGTCGCTGCACGAGACGCGCGAAGAAAACGGCGTCAGTCGCATGCGTGAAGTGGCGGCGCTCCCCATCGCGCCCGGCAAGGCCGCCGAGCTGAAGCCAGGGGGACTGCACCTGATGCTGCATGGCCCGTATCAACCGCTGGCGGCAGGGGAAAAGCCTGTGATCACGCTGAAGCTGGCCGATGGCCGCGCACTGCCGGTGGTGTTCGAGGTGCGCAAGTCGGCTCCCTGAGCCGGTGGGCTTCTTTGGGAGCGACGTCCGTCGCGGGCGTCCATCCTCACCCAGGCGGGAACGCCGCCGGCCCGGGGCGGTGCCCGTACATGCAACGCCTGCTTGTTCGTTACGGTCGGTTTTCCGAGGGTTCGCCGCTCTGTCGCTCTTCCGGTCGCGACTGACCTCGCTCCTGCAGGGAGCGGCAGTGCGCTACGCCTCCGACACCGCCCGGATCGCCGCCGGCAGCGGCGCGCTGTGGCCGGTCTGCGTGTCCATCCAGACCACCACCACGTTGCCGTCCGAATACAGCACGCTGTCGTCCTTCGCCGACACGATGCGGTGGCCGATGGTGACGCTGCTGGTACCCAGGCGATCCACGTACAGTTCCACCACCACGTCGTTGGGCCAGGTCAGCGGTCGCTTGTAGTTGATGTTGTTGGCGGCCACGACCGGGGCGATGCGGTCGGTCATCGACACGTCCGGCACGGTCAGCATCCAGCGCACGCGCGCTTCTTCCAGGTACGAGATGTACTTGGCGTTGTTCACGTGGCCCATGCTGTCCATGTCGCGCCAGCGCACGCTGATCGGGATCTTCGCCAGCAGCTTGCGGCCGGCGTCGCGGGAGTCGTTCATCGTGCGGCCTTCTTCTTGGTGGTCTTGGTAGCGGACTTGCGCGGCGGCAGCACCTCGGGCTTGGCCATGGCGGCGGGCTTGGTGGGCCTGGGTGCCCTGGCCGCGGGCAGCAGCTTGGCCAGGAAGCGGCCGGTATGCGATTCCGGATGCGCCGCGATCTCCTCCGGCGTACCGGTGGCCAGGATGCGGCCTCCACGGTGGCCGCCTTCCGGTCCCAGGTCCACCACCCAGTCGGCGGTCTTGATGACGTCCAGGTTGTGCTCGATCACCACGATGGTGTTGCCTTCGTCGCGCAGCTTGTGCAGCACGGCCAGCAGGTGTTCGATGTCGTGGAAATGCAGGCCGGTGGTGGGTTCGTCCAGGATGTACAGGGTGCGGCCGGTGTCGCGGCGCGAGAGTTCCTTGGACAGCTTCACGCGCTGCGCTTCGCCGCCCGACAAGGTGGTCGCGCTCTGGCCCAGCTTGATGTAGCTCAGGCCCACGTCCATCAGCGTTTCCAGCTTGCGCGCGATCGCCGGCACCGGCTCGAACAGGGTCAGCGCATCCTCGACGGTCATCTCCAGCACGTCGTTGATGTTGTAGCCCTTGTAGAGGATCTCCAGCGTCTCGCGGTTGTAGCGCTTGCCGTGGCAGACATCGCAGGGCACGTACACGTCGGGGAGGAAGTGCATCTCCACCTTGATCATGCCGTCGCCCTGGCAGGCTTCGCAGCGGCCACCGCGCACGTTGAAACTGAAGCGCCCCGGCGAATAGCCGCGTGCGCGCGCTTCCGGCACCTGCGCGTAGAGTTCGCGCAGCGGGGTGAACAGGCCGGTGTAGGTCGCCGGGTTCGATCGCGGTGTGCGGCCGATCGGCGACTGGTCGATGTCCACGACCTTGTCGAACAGGTCCAGGCCTTCCACCTCGCGATACGGCGCCGGCTTGTGCGATGCGCCGTTGATCTCGTTGGCGGCCAGCGCGTACAGGGTGTCGTTGATCAGCGTGGACTTGCCCGAGCCGGACACGCCGGTGATGCAGGTGAACAGACCCGACGGGATGTCCAGATCGACGTCTTTCAGGTTGTTGCCGGTGGCGCCGCGCAGGTGCAGCGTCATCTTGGGGTTGGCCTTGTGGCGCGCCTTCGGCACCTCGATGCTGCGCTTGCCGGACAGGTACTGGCCGGTCAGCGAGCGCGGCGCCTTCAGCAGGTCGTCCAGCGTGCCCTGGCCGACGATCTCGCCGCCGTGCACGCCGGCGCCGGGCCCGATGTCGAGCACGTAGTCGGCCATGCGGATGGCGTCCTCATCGTGTTCGACGACGATCACCGTGTTGCCGAGGTCGCGCAGGCGCGTCAGCGTGCCCAGCAGGCGCTCGTTGTCGCGCTGGTGCAGGCCGATGCTGGGTTCGTCCAGCACGTACATCACGCCGACCAGGCCGGCGCCGATCTGCGAGGCCAGGCGGATGCGCTGCGCCTCGCCGCCGGACAGCGTGTCGGCCTTGCGCTCCAGGGTGAGGTAATCCAGGCCCACGTCGACCAGGAATCCCAGCCGTTCGGCGATCTCCTTGACGATCTTCGCCGCGATCTCGCCGCGCCAGCCGGGCAGGTCCAGGCCGCGGAAGAACGCCAGCGCCTCGTCCACGGGCAACACCACCAGCGAGGGCAGCGGTCGGTCGGCCACGAACACGTTGCGCGCGGACTTGTTCAGGCGCGCGCCGCCGCAGTCGGGGCAGGGCCGGTCGCTGATGTACTTGGCGAGTTCCTCGCGCACCGCGGGCGATTCCGTCTCGCGATAACGACGCTCCAGGTTCGGCACGATGCCTTCGAAGCGGTGCTTGCGCTGGGTGCGTCCGCCCGATTCGGTGAGGTAGGTGAAGGTGATGACGTCCTCGCCGCTACCGTACAGGACCGCCTGCTGCACGCGCTCCGGCAGCGATTGCCAGGGCGCGTCCACGTCGAAGCGGTAATGCTTGGCCAGCGAGGCGATCAGCTGGAAGTAGTACGCATTGCGACGGTCCCAGCCGCGCACGGCGCCGGCCGCCAGCGACAGCTCGGGGTGCACGACCACGCGCGCGGGGTCGAAGAACTGCGCCACGCCCAGGCCGTCGCAGGTCGGACAGGCGCCGACCGGCGAATTGAACGAGAACAGGCGCGGCTCCAGCTCCGGCAGCGAATAGTCGCAGACCGGGCAGGAATACTTGGACGAGAACAGCAGCGGTGCGGATTCGGGCTGGTCCAGCGACATCACCTGGGCCATGCCGTCGCCCAGCTTCAGCGCGGTCTCGAAACTTTCGGCCAGGCGCTGCTTGAGATCCTCGCGCGGACGGAAACGGTCGATCACCGCTTCGATGGTGTGCTTCTGGCGCAGCGCCAACGCCGGCACGGCGTCGATCTCGTACAGCTCGCCGTCCACGCGTACGCGCACGAAACCCTGTGCGCGCAACTGGTCGAAGACCTGGGCATGCTCGCCCTTGCGCTCGCGGATCACGGGAGCCAGCAGCATGTAGCGCTGCTCGCCGTCGAGCGCCAGTACCTGGTCGACCATCTGGCTGACGGTCTGCGCCTCCAGCGGATAGCCATGGTCCGGGCAGCGCGGCATGCCCACCCGTGCGTACAGCAGGCGCAGGTAGTCGTAGATCTCGGTGATCGTGCCGACAGTGGAGCGCGGGTTGTGGCTGGTGGACTTCTGTTCGATCGAGATCGCCGGCGACAGGCCCTCGATGTGGTCCACGTCGGGCTTTTCCATCACCGACAGGAACTGCCGCGCGTACGCCGACAGCGATTCCACGTAGCGGCGCTGGCCTTCGGCGTAGATGGTGTCGAACGCCAGCGACGACTTGCCCGAACCGGACAGGCCGGTGATGACGATCAGCTTGTCGCGGGGCAGGTCGAGGTCGATGTTCTTGAGGTTGTGCGTCCGCGCGCCGCGGATGCGGATGAAGTCCATGGCCATCGGGTGGGGGATCCGGAAAGCGAACAAGGAAGCGTAGCCGTCCGCCCAGACGGGGGCAAATAGCCCCGGTATCCGGGCAGGGGTACGCAGGGGCAGGTGGGGTCAGGCAGGCAGCCGTCGGGGGTCGCGCCGCGCGGCGTACTGCCCGCAGGCGGGCAGACCCGGGACGGCAGCCAACGGTCGCAGCAACAGAGGTTTGGGCAAGTGCATGATTTTCAAGGGCGGAGAGGGTCGCGTAGGCGCGAGCCGGCCAGTATGCGGTCGCCCCGAGGGCGGATTCCGTCCGCAATGGGGCGGTGGCCGCCAAGGGAGGGGGGTAGTTGACCCTAACCGCATGAATCCACTAGAATTCCGCTTCTGTCCGCCCTCGATGGTGGGCAGGAACCCAGAATAACTACAGAACCAAGGAATCCACATGTACGCAGTCGTAGTCACCGGCGGTAAGCAGTACCGCGTGATGAAGGGCGAGACGCTCCGCGTCGAGAAGCTCGAGGCCGAAGCCGGCAACGAGCTCACCTTCGACAACATCCTGATGCTGGGCGATGGCGAGACCATCAGCCTGGGCGACGCCCTGAAGGGCGCCACCGTCACCGCGAAGGTCGTCGGCCACGGCCGCGCCGACAAGGTGCGCATCATCAAGTTCCGCCGCCGCAAGCACCACATGAAGCGCCAGGGTCACCGGCAGCACTACACCGAAATCGAAATCACCGGCATCAACAAGTAAGGAGAAGCAGTCATGGCACACAAAAAGGGCGTAGGCTCATCGCGCAACGGCCGCGACTCCAACCCGAAGATGCTGGGCGTGAAGGTCTTTGGCGGTCAGGCGATCGACGCGGGCAACATCATCGTCCGCCAGCGCGGCACCCAGTTCCATCCGGGTCCGGGCGTGGGCCTGGGTCGCGACCACACGCTGTTCGCGCTGGTCGACGGCAAGGTCGAGTTCTCGATCAAGGGCGCCAAGAAGCGCCGCACCGTCAGCGTGGTGGCGGAAGCCTGAGGCTTCGCGCACACGCATCGCGAAGGGCCCCGCCGCGCGCGGGGCTTTTCGTTTGGTGACGCCGGGATAGGTGATTCGTGAAGAGTGATTCACCCGCGTGTTCCGCTCCTCGCCTCCCGGCACCGCAACAGCGCCCACCGACCTGGCGATCACGCCGTCCGGGCCTTCCCCCATCACCAATCACCCCTCACGAATCGCGCCCCCATGAAACTCGTAGACGAAGCTGAAATCCTGGTCACTGCCGGCAATGGCGGCAACGGCTGCGTCGGTTTCCGCCGCGAGAAGTTCATTCCGCTGGGCGGCCCCGATGGCGGCGACGGCGGCAGCGGTGGCAGCGTCTGGCTGGTGGCCGACGAGAACCTCAATACGCTGGTCGACTTCCGCCACCAGACGACGTTCCGTGCCCAGCGTGGCGAGAACGGCATGGGCCGGCAGATGTACGGCAAGGCGGGCGAGGACCTGACCATCACCGTCCCGGTCGGCACCGTGGTCACCAACGTCAGCACCGACGAGGTGATCGGCGACCTGACCCGGCATGGCGACCGCCTGCTGGTGGCCAAGGGCGGCAAGGGCGGCCTGGGCAACATGCATTTCAAGAGTTCCATCACCCGCGCGCCGCGCAAGGCGACGCCGGGCGAGGAGGGCGAGGAGCGTCTGCTGAAGCTGGAACTGAAGCTGCTGGCCGACGTCGGCCTGCTGGGCTTCCCGAACGCGGGCAAGAGCACCTTCATCCGTGCGGTGTCGGCGGCCACGCCCAAGGTCGCCGACTACCCCTTCACCACCCTCTATCCGAACCTGGGCGTGGTCAGCGTGGAGGCCCATCGCAGCTTCGTCATCGCCGACATCCCGGGCCTGATCGAAGGCGCCGCCGATGGCGCCGGCCTGGGCGCGCAGTTCCTGCGCCACCTGCAGCGCACCCGCCTGCTGCTGCACCTGGTGGACATGGCGCCGATGGAGGGGGGCGTGGAGGGCATCGATCCCGTCGAGCAGGTGCGTGCCATCGAGCGCGAACTCGAGAAGCACGACCCCGAACTGCTGCAGAAGCCGCGCTGGCTGGTGCTCAACAAGGCGGACCTGATGTTCGAGGACGAGGCGAGGGAGCGTGCGGAGCAGATCGTCGCCAGCCTGGGCTGGACCCAGCCGTGGTACCAGGTCTCGGCGATCTCGCGCGAAGGCACCTGGCCGATCATGAAGGACGTGATGGCGTTCTTCGATCGCCAGAAGGAAGAGGCCGACGAGGCCGCCCGGGAAGGTTGACCGGCGGGTCCCGCGGCCGGCGCGCTCGGGCTGCGGCGCGCTTCAGGCGTGCCAGCGGCAAAAGAAACCCGCCTTCCGGCGGGTTTCGTGTCTTCGCGTCCATGTACCGCTGGATCAGGCGGCCTGCAGCGCCTTGATGCGGGCGTTCAGGCGGCTCTTGTGGCGGGCGGCCTTGTTCTTGTGGATCAGGCCGCGCGAGCTCAGGCGGTCGAGGATCGGCTGGGCCGAGGCGAACGCGGCCTGGGCGCCGGCGGCGTCGTTGGCGTCGAGGGCCTTCAGGACCTTCTTGACGGCGGTGCGCAGCATCGAACGCTGACCGGCATTGCGCGCATTGCGCACCACGGTCTGCTTGGCGCGCTTCTTGGCGGACTTGATATTGGCCACAGTGGGATTCCTGGT belongs to Pseudoxanthomonas sp. F37 and includes:
- a CDS encoding FKBP-type peptidyl-prolyl cis-trans isomerase N-terminal domain-containing protein, with product MKLRSLVVAVAAFAMAGSALAQDVSSEKGKLSYYFGYDYGNNLAELTARGEQLDINSVVKGLQDAYAKQKPALTAEQLKPALEAFQKREQARAQQAKAEYDKVAAENKTKSDQFIASFKAQPGVKTLPGGVAYKVLENGTGAKPTQASTVELQVAGAYPFGQRPSEARPPQQMKDVKVSAIEMQAMRDVLLQMPVGSKWEVALPPDKAYGADPRTGFPPNVAVVFEIKLVSAK
- a CDS encoding thioesterase family protein; the protein is MNDSRDAGRKLLAKIPISVRWRDMDSMGHVNNAKYISYLEEARVRWMLTVPDVSMTDRIAPVVAANNINYKRPLTWPNDVVVELYVDRLGTSSVTIGHRIVSAKDDSVLYSDGNVVVVWMDTQTGHSAPLPAAIRAVSEA
- a CDS encoding copper chaperone PCu(A)C; translation: MNRRVETLCLSALLMSCAATAMAADCLPVAKAAWIRLPPVAMPMMAGFARIENPCKASVSIVGAESLAFDDVSLHETREENGVSRMREVAALPIAPGKAAELKPGGLHLMLHGPYQPLAAGEKPVITLKLADGRALPVVFEVRKSAP
- a CDS encoding sulfurtransferase, producing MNWTTLVEATDLARALGDPALRVVDARFVMLNAAPDAGRAAYAESHIPGAVYADLNRDLSDLSKAGEGRHPLPDSDAFTRRLGEWGIGPSHQVVVYDAGDGSMAAARAWWLLKLLGHARVAVLDGGLAAWRALGGEETSGHAVPPPVAAYPAHFQARHLVSADEVVERLDEDTGWLFDARAAERFRGEVEPIDPVAGHVPGAVNLPFAQTLRDGRFKPAAELHALLSDRLGDRHPSDSVLMCGSGVTACHLLLAFEHAGLHGARIYPGSWSGWISDPARPVARGD
- the rplU gene encoding 50S ribosomal protein L21 is translated as MYAVVVTGGKQYRVMKGETLRVEKLEAEAGNELTFDNILMLGDGETISLGDALKGATVTAKVVGHGRADKVRIIKFRRRKHHMKRQGHRQHYTEIEITGINK
- a CDS encoding enoyl-CoA hydratase-related protein; protein product: MSDRLVLVADTDGIRRITVNRPDKLNALNAATLDALQAAFDAAAADPAVRVVVLTGAGPKAFVAGADIAEMADLRPTEGRDFSLRGQRLMRSIETLPKPVVAMVNGFALGGGLELAMGCHLRIAADTAKLGQPEIGLGLIPGFGGSQRLLRLAGRAATLELCLLGAPVTAERALQLGIVNRVVPAAELETETLKVAMQLAASAPLALRATLDVVNIGGECGIEEGLQYETAQFGLMFATDDMREGTRAFMERRKPTFTGR
- the cgtA gene encoding Obg family GTPase CgtA, translating into MKLVDEAEILVTAGNGGNGCVGFRREKFIPLGGPDGGDGGSGGSVWLVADENLNTLVDFRHQTTFRAQRGENGMGRQMYGKAGEDLTITVPVGTVVTNVSTDEVIGDLTRHGDRLLVAKGGKGGLGNMHFKSSITRAPRKATPGEEGEERLLKLELKLLADVGLLGFPNAGKSTFIRAVSAATPKVADYPFTTLYPNLGVVSVEAHRSFVIADIPGLIEGAADGAGLGAQFLRHLQRTRLLLHLVDMAPMEGGVEGIDPVEQVRAIERELEKHDPELLQKPRWLVLNKADLMFEDEARERAEQIVASLGWTQPWYQVSAISREGTWPIMKDVMAFFDRQKEEADEAAREG
- the nth gene encoding endonuclease III, translated to MNPPRRSPTLKRDEVVELFSRLRELNPRPTTELEYRTPFELLVAVTLSAQATDVGVNKATRRLFPVANTPAAILALGEDGLKKYISTIGLFNAKAKNVIATCRILIDRYGGEVPRSREALESLPGVGRKTANVVLNTAFGEPTMAVDTHIFRVANRTGLAPGKDVRAVEDKLMKVVPAEFMQDAHHWLILHGRYVCKARKPDCPQCVIRDLCRFKDKTVA
- the rpsT gene encoding 30S ribosomal protein S20; this translates as MANIKSAKKRAKQTVVRNARNAGQRSMLRTAVKKVLKALDANDAAGAQAAFASAQPILDRLSSRGLIHKNKAARHKSRLNARIKALQAA
- the uvrA gene encoding excinuclease ABC subunit UvrA; its protein translation is MAMDFIRIRGARTHNLKNIDLDLPRDKLIVITGLSGSGKSSLAFDTIYAEGQRRYVESLSAYARQFLSVMEKPDVDHIEGLSPAISIEQKSTSHNPRSTVGTITEIYDYLRLLYARVGMPRCPDHGYPLEAQTVSQMVDQVLALDGEQRYMLLAPVIRERKGEHAQVFDQLRAQGFVRVRVDGELYEIDAVPALALRQKHTIEAVIDRFRPREDLKQRLAESFETALKLGDGMAQVMSLDQPESAPLLFSSKYSCPVCDYSLPELEPRLFSFNSPVGACPTCDGLGVAQFFDPARVVVHPELSLAAGAVRGWDRRNAYYFQLIASLAKHYRFDVDAPWQSLPERVQQAVLYGSGEDVITFTYLTESGGRTQRKHRFEGIVPNLERRYRETESPAVREELAKYISDRPCPDCGGARLNKSARNVFVADRPLPSLVVLPVDEALAFFRGLDLPGWRGEIAAKIVKEIAERLGFLVDVGLDYLTLERKADTLSGGEAQRIRLASQIGAGLVGVMYVLDEPSIGLHQRDNERLLGTLTRLRDLGNTVIVVEHDEDAIRMADYVLDIGPGAGVHGGEIVGQGTLDDLLKAPRSLTGQYLSGKRSIEVPKARHKANPKMTLHLRGATGNNLKDVDLDIPSGLFTCITGVSGSGKSTLINDTLYALAANEINGASHKPAPYREVEGLDLFDKVVDIDQSPIGRTPRSNPATYTGLFTPLRELYAQVPEARARGYSPGRFSFNVRGGRCEACQGDGMIKVEMHFLPDVYVPCDVCHGKRYNRETLEILYKGYNINDVLEMTVEDALTLFEPVPAIARKLETLMDVGLSYIKLGQSATTLSGGEAQRVKLSKELSRRDTGRTLYILDEPTTGLHFHDIEHLLAVLHKLRDEGNTIVVIEHNLDVIKTADWVVDLGPEGGHRGGRILATGTPEEIAAHPESHTGRFLAKLLPAARAPRPTKPAAMAKPEVLPPRKSATKTTKKKAAR
- the rpmA gene encoding 50S ribosomal protein L27, translated to MAHKKGVGSSRNGRDSNPKMLGVKVFGGQAIDAGNIIVRQRGTQFHPGPGVGLGRDHTLFALVDGKVEFSIKGAKKRRTVSVVAEA
- a CDS encoding enoyl-CoA hydratase/isomerase family protein, with amino-acid sequence MTGLIETADHGDIREIRLARAPVNALDTDLCRALIEALEKALDEGVRGIVLAGNPKIFSAGMDVPYLMSLGDNRKALLDAWQAFFGAARTLAESRVPVVAAITGHAPAGGCVLALCCDYRVMARSADPARPFALGLNETQVGLVVPEGIQRLMRRVVGTYRAERLLVAGEMVAAERAVEIGLVDELADQDTVVARAVAWLQQLLGLPHQPMLQTRALARRDLVQALDPSLIQLERFVDAWHAPDTQAALRALVDKLKK
- a CDS encoding DUF1289 domain-containing protein; amino-acid sequence: MNTAFRAVLSPCIGVCTLDEDGLCEGCLRTTSEIARWSQMNDDERLRLMEHVLPGRERARAPWADRLREGELLRRALHPLGAVPGAPGWNHEELIDLLPPGQLAEAAVLAGLVPRAEGTQVLLTRRTDGLRHHGGQVSFPGGRVEPTDPDVVAAALRESHEEIALAATQAVPLGFLDPFTTISGFRVVPVVAVIDPSFVPRPEPNEVADVFEVPLDYLLAPDSLRRVEVDYRGRRRVVLEYGWPGQRIWGATAAILFNLRERLERIA